In one window of Nodosilinea sp. PGN35 DNA:
- the thiL gene encoding thiamine-phosphate kinase: protein MEHPQTIAELGELGLLERLFRYCPGDLIGDDGAVVALPPGRHLVVTTDVLVEGVHFSDRTTAPADVGWRAVAANLSDLAAMGATPEGITVGLSLPGHTPLDWVEGLYQGMAACLRRWGGAVLGGDLCRADAVSVAITALGSVAPQRALYRSRAQPGQAIVVTGYHGRSRAGLELLLHPERRAEVAQADGDRWLAAHQRPQPRLDAVAALWQVLGADADASASAAMDSSDGLANAVLHLCRASGVGAVLRESDLPLEGALVDWVGRSQALDWCLYGGEDFELVLCLPWPQAEALRAALGNGCAIVGETTAAPAVELWAEHPTAPAVLDFNRGFQHFS from the coding sequence ATGGAACATCCGCAGACCATTGCTGAATTGGGAGAGCTGGGGCTACTGGAGCGGCTGTTTCGCTACTGCCCCGGCGACCTGATTGGCGACGACGGGGCTGTGGTGGCCCTACCCCCCGGTCGGCACCTGGTGGTCACTACCGATGTGCTGGTGGAGGGGGTGCATTTTAGCGATCGCACCACCGCCCCCGCCGATGTGGGCTGGCGAGCCGTGGCCGCCAACCTGTCAGATTTAGCCGCTATGGGGGCGACCCCCGAGGGCATTACCGTGGGCCTGAGCCTGCCGGGGCACACTCCCCTGGACTGGGTAGAGGGCCTGTACCAGGGCATGGCCGCCTGCCTGCGCCGCTGGGGCGGCGCGGTGCTGGGGGGCGACCTCTGCAGGGCCGACGCCGTCAGCGTGGCCATTACCGCCCTGGGCAGCGTCGCCCCCCAGCGGGCGCTCTACCGCAGCCGGGCCCAGCCGGGGCAGGCCATTGTGGTGACCGGCTACCATGGCCGGTCGCGGGCGGGGCTAGAGCTACTGCTGCACCCCGAGCGCAGGGCGGAGGTGGCCCAGGCCGATGGCGATCGCTGGCTGGCCGCCCACCAGCGTCCCCAACCCCGCCTCGATGCCGTTGCCGCCCTCTGGCAGGTGTTGGGGGCCGACGCCGATGCCAGCGCCAGCGCCGCCATGGACTCCAGCGACGGCCTGGCCAATGCTGTACTGCACCTGTGCCGGGCCAGCGGGGTCGGAGCCGTTTTGCGGGAGAGCGACCTGCCCCTTGAGGGGGCCCTGGTCGATTGGGTGGGGCGCTCCCAAGCCCTCGACTGGTGCCTCTACGGCGGCGAAGATTTTGAGCTGGTGCTCTGTCTGCCCTGGCCCCAGGCCGAGGCACTGCGGGCAGCGCTGGGGAATGGCTGCGCGATCGTCGGTGAGACTACGGCAGCACCAGCGGTCGAGCTATGGGCCGAGCACCCGACAGCGCCAGCGGTGCTCGACTTTAATCGCGGGTTTCAGCACTTTTCCTAG
- the efp gene encoding elongation factor P, protein MISSNDFRTGTSIELDGSVWRVVEFLHVKPGKGSAFVRTKLKNVKTGNTVEKTFRAGETVPQAVIEKKDMQHTYRDGEDLVFMDMETYEEVRLTTDEIGSQVKYLKEEMSVSVVSWNGQILEVELPNSIVLEVTQTDPGVKGDTATGGTKPAILETGAQVMVPLFISIGERIKVDTRTDAYLGRE, encoded by the coding sequence ATGATTTCCAGCAACGATTTTCGCACCGGTACCTCTATTGAGCTAGACGGCTCCGTCTGGCGCGTGGTCGAATTTCTCCACGTCAAACCCGGCAAGGGGTCGGCCTTTGTGCGCACCAAGCTCAAGAACGTCAAAACTGGCAACACCGTCGAAAAAACCTTTCGAGCTGGTGAGACGGTGCCCCAGGCCGTGATCGAAAAGAAAGACATGCAGCACACCTACCGGGACGGCGAAGACCTGGTGTTTATGGATATGGAGACCTACGAGGAAGTGCGCCTCACCACCGACGAAATTGGTTCCCAGGTGAAGTACCTCAAGGAAGAGATGAGCGTCAGCGTCGTCAGCTGGAACGGTCAGATTCTTGAGGTTGAGCTGCCCAACTCCATCGTGCTGGAGGTCACTCAAACCGACCCCGGCGTCAAGGGCGACACCGCCACCGGGGGCACCAAGCCCGCCATTCTCGAAACCGGTGCCCAGGTGATGGTGCCGCTGTTTATCTCCATCGGCGAGCGCATCAAAGTAGACACCCGCACCGATGCCTACCTGGGCCGCGAGTAG
- the pyrF gene encoding orotidine-5'-phosphate decarboxylase: MTVDQRIAQRIIVPLDLPSAPAALALVDALPQVSFWKVGLELFVSSGPGLIQELKARRKRVFLDLKLHDIPNTMAGACGAAGRYGVDLVTIHAAAGKAAMEAAQRAAIAAAEAVGLEPPLVLAVTLLTSIAPRTLAFELKIPIEPTDYVLQMALLAQESGLGGVVCSPQEASQLRRFLPADFVLVCPGVRPTWADSQDQRRTMSPVQALNAGATCLVIGRPITTAPDPAAAFARICEECSTAIAP, encoded by the coding sequence ATGACCGTTGATCAGCGCATTGCTCAGCGCATCATTGTGCCCCTGGATTTGCCTTCGGCCCCGGCGGCCCTGGCCCTGGTCGATGCCCTGCCCCAGGTGAGCTTTTGGAAGGTGGGGCTGGAGCTGTTTGTCAGCAGCGGGCCGGGCCTGATTCAGGAGCTGAAGGCGCGGCGGAAGCGTGTTTTTCTAGACCTCAAGCTGCACGACATTCCCAACACTATGGCCGGGGCCTGCGGGGCGGCGGGCCGCTACGGGGTCGATCTGGTGACTATTCACGCGGCGGCGGGCAAAGCGGCCATGGAAGCTGCCCAGCGGGCGGCGATCGCCGCCGCCGAGGCCGTGGGTCTAGAGCCTCCCCTGGTGCTGGCCGTTACCCTGCTGACCAGCATTGCTCCCCGCACCCTGGCCTTTGAGCTAAAAATTCCCATCGAGCCTACCGACTACGTTTTACAAATGGCGCTGCTGGCCCAGGAGAGCGGTCTCGGCGGCGTGGTCTGCTCGCCCCAGGAGGCCAGCCAGCTGCGGCGGTTTTTGCCCGCCGATTTTGTTTTAGTGTGCCCGGGGGTGCGCCCCACCTGGGCCGACAGCCAAGACCAGCGCCGCACCATGAGCCCAGTTCAGGCTCTCAATGCCGGGGCCACCTGTCTGGTGATTGGTCGCCCCATCACCACCGCCCCCGACCCCGCCGCCGCCTTTGCGCGCATCTGCGAAGAATGCTCCACCGCGATCGCCCCCTAG
- the accB gene encoding acetyl-CoA carboxylase biotin carboxyl carrier protein, with product MELSVTDLRELVTALNQSDIVELTLKGADFELTLRKPGAMVSASAPAPIAPRAIEGAAPSPPPPVEPVIPAAPATPATPPGKGSDLLSITSPMVGTFYRSPAPEEPAFVGVGDRISSGQTVCIIEAMKLMNELEAEISGEIVEILVENAQPVEFGQTLMLVRPL from the coding sequence GTGGAATTAAGCGTCACCGATTTACGAGAGTTAGTTACCGCCCTGAACCAGAGCGACATTGTTGAGCTCACCCTCAAGGGCGCAGACTTTGAACTCACCCTACGCAAGCCAGGGGCGATGGTGTCGGCGAGTGCACCGGCCCCGATCGCGCCCCGAGCCATAGAGGGGGCCGCCCCCAGCCCGCCGCCACCGGTTGAGCCGGTGATCCCGGCGGCCCCGGCGACTCCGGCGACCCCACCGGGCAAGGGCAGCGATCTGCTGTCGATCACGTCTCCCATGGTGGGCACCTTCTACCGATCGCCCGCCCCGGAGGAACCGGCGTTTGTGGGGGTGGGCGATCGCATCAGCAGCGGCCAAACGGTGTGCATCATCGAGGCCATGAAGCTGATGAACGAGCTAGAGGCCGAGATCAGCGGCGAAATCGTCGAAATTTTGGTCGAAAATGCCCAGCCCGTAGAGTTCGGCCAAACTCTCATGCTGGTACGCCCCCTCTGA
- a CDS encoding Gfo/Idh/MocA family protein, translating to MGKSLKAAVIGTGVISKQHLSFLDSSDHSELVGVCDLSAAAAKYAAETFHAGQAFTDYQAMLAETKPDVVHILTPPNTHQKLVTDCLNAQAHVICEKPITPTYEDFKNLWHLAQAKNLHLIENHNYRFNEAILNIEEMVKDGTLGEVQEVEVRVALGYREPGGRFADRNLPNPVHNLPAGVVHDVITHMAYLLLRFMPEVERVAAAWSNHGGGDLFKYDDLDALLLNGQQHARLRFSCYTKPECFTLFVRGSRGYAETDLFQPYLRTVIPRSGGEQLSPLVNHFVNGWDLMSSSVKNFRNKVMQRTAYEGLHRLLDQTYTAILHHQPMPVSFEDMDKTNRLIETLLAEENRV from the coding sequence ATGGGTAAATCTTTAAAAGCTGCGGTGATTGGCACCGGCGTTATTTCTAAACAACACTTGAGCTTTCTAGACAGTTCTGACCACAGCGAGCTGGTGGGGGTGTGCGACTTGTCTGCCGCCGCCGCCAAGTACGCCGCTGAGACCTTTCACGCTGGCCAGGCCTTCACCGACTACCAGGCCATGCTGGCCGAGACCAAGCCCGACGTGGTGCACATTCTGACTCCGCCCAACACCCACCAAAAGCTGGTTACCGACTGCCTCAATGCCCAGGCCCACGTGATCTGCGAAAAGCCGATTACGCCCACCTACGAGGATTTCAAAAATCTCTGGCACCTGGCCCAGGCGAAAAACCTGCACCTGATCGAAAACCACAACTACCGCTTTAACGAAGCCATTCTCAACATTGAAGAAATGGTCAAAGACGGCACCCTGGGGGAGGTGCAAGAGGTTGAGGTGCGCGTTGCCCTGGGCTACCGCGAGCCGGGCGGGCGCTTTGCCGATCGCAACCTGCCCAACCCCGTGCACAACCTGCCCGCCGGGGTCGTGCACGACGTCATCACCCATATGGCCTACCTGCTGCTGCGATTTATGCCCGAGGTCGAGCGGGTCGCGGCCGCCTGGAGCAACCACGGCGGTGGCGATCTATTTAAGTACGACGACCTCGACGCCCTTTTGCTCAACGGTCAGCAGCACGCCCGGCTGCGGTTTAGCTGCTACACCAAGCCCGAGTGCTTTACCCTGTTTGTCCGGGGCAGCCGGGGCTATGCCGAAACCGACCTGTTTCAGCCCTACCTGCGCACCGTCATTCCTCGATCCGGGGGTGAGCAGCTGTCGCCGCTAGTCAACCACTTCGTCAACGGCTGGGATCTCATGAGTTCCAGCGTCAAAAACTTCCGCAACAAGGTTATGCAGCGCACCGCCTACGAAGGCCTGCACCGCCTGCTCGACCAAACCTACACCGCCATTCTTCACCATCAGCCCATGCCGGTGAGCTTCGAAGACATGGACAAAACCAACCGGCTGATTGAGACCCTACTGGCAGAGGAGAACCGAGTATGA
- a CDS encoding cobalamin biosynthesis protein CobQ, with translation MVSPFIKRYLLALDRYKWPSLATLLGILGISAVVAVQPPPPPLYRAEGVLVQNAPVVALTATGTEVQQRGQGIISEDFLLADVLLQQVSQELERRGGSMDPETLRYRTTVRLEGEENVVQRVTVTFRGADEEQAQLALSLMFEAMVELSRVTNRARTRAIVTALDERLPAVEADLRAAEQALEAYDRTEGPAIQAALDGSLLGAISGGQQQQRQNQIALAGLDSQIQSLQQQLGLTPGQAFTASALSADPIIAQLRSQILESETQLKLLSASLRESHPTIQDLRQNLAAYNALLAERAQEVIGGQDLAALPSVSEVRQNSALDPARAALANQLVALSAQRAALASQQQVLSQSDGQLRQQYSSLPNKQLERNRLAQQVALNQALYDQIQAKRIDAEAAEAETASSLTVAQPPTTTIQVDPPTSPIAVMAVGGLLGIVAAGAVAFLLDLLDSTARTPEDLQGILTDQEVPVLGVVPALAATSAQGWPILYQPQTPDLEIYERLRSGLRRVGSLSEAGVPPRVVLVVSSRSGEGKTTSAFNLGIAAARAGRRTLIVEADLRQPSCGHWLGVKPDPAALAEPLHYYAGRQRSPIQLAPWVENLYLASSPGPQPHPAAILESSEMGQFLTDARARFDLVLIDAPPLGYSNDALLLGAASDGLLLVTRPGYTDKAVLEALLEQLLENEDLPLLGAIVNASDRTAPPPTAVPAAAAVAAANPQPLIRSIDF, from the coding sequence ATGGTTTCTCCATTTATTAAGCGCTATCTGTTGGCCCTAGACCGCTACAAGTGGCCCAGTCTGGCCACCCTGCTGGGCATTTTGGGCATTTCGGCGGTGGTGGCCGTGCAGCCGCCGCCGCCGCCGCTGTACCGGGCCGAGGGAGTTCTAGTGCAGAATGCGCCCGTGGTAGCCCTGACCGCCACCGGTACTGAGGTGCAGCAGCGGGGCCAGGGCATTATTTCGGAGGATTTTTTGCTGGCCGACGTGCTGCTCCAGCAGGTCTCCCAGGAGCTGGAGCGGCGGGGGGGTTCAATGGATCCTGAAACTCTGCGCTACCGCACCACGGTCAGGCTGGAGGGGGAAGAAAATGTGGTGCAGCGGGTCACCGTCACCTTTCGCGGGGCCGACGAAGAGCAGGCTCAGCTGGCCCTCAGTTTGATGTTTGAGGCCATGGTAGAACTCAGCCGCGTCACCAACCGGGCGCGGACTCGAGCCATTGTGACCGCCTTAGACGAACGCCTGCCCGCCGTGGAGGCCGATCTCCGCGCTGCCGAACAGGCCCTTGAGGCCTACGATCGCACCGAAGGCCCGGCTATTCAGGCCGCCCTTGACGGCAGTCTGCTGGGGGCAATTTCGGGCGGGCAGCAGCAGCAGCGCCAGAACCAGATCGCCCTGGCGGGGCTCGACTCTCAAATCCAGAGCCTGCAACAGCAGCTGGGGCTGACGCCGGGGCAGGCGTTCACGGCCTCGGCCCTGAGCGCCGACCCAATTATTGCCCAGCTGCGATCGCAGATCTTAGAGAGCGAAACCCAGCTCAAGCTGCTGTCGGCCAGCCTGCGGGAGTCGCATCCCACCATTCAAGACCTGCGCCAAAATCTGGCCGCCTACAATGCCCTGCTGGCCGAGCGCGCCCAGGAGGTGATCGGGGGCCAAGACCTGGCCGCCCTGCCCAGTGTCAGCGAAGTGCGCCAAAATAGCGCCCTCGACCCGGCCCGCGCCGCCCTAGCCAATCAGCTGGTGGCCCTCAGTGCTCAGCGGGCCGCCCTGGCCAGCCAGCAGCAGGTGCTCAGCCAGAGCGACGGCCAGCTGCGGCAGCAGTACTCCAGCCTGCCCAACAAGCAGCTAGAGCGCAACCGTCTGGCCCAGCAGGTGGCCCTCAACCAGGCCCTCTACGATCAAATTCAGGCCAAACGCATCGACGCTGAAGCCGCCGAGGCCGAAACCGCCAGCAGTCTCACCGTGGCCCAGCCGCCCACCACGACGATCCAGGTCGATCCGCCCACCAGCCCCATCGCCGTGATGGCCGTGGGCGGTCTGCTGGGCATTGTTGCCGCCGGGGCCGTGGCCTTTTTGCTCGATCTGCTCGACAGCACGGCCCGCACCCCCGAAGATCTTCAGGGCATTCTCACCGATCAGGAGGTACCGGTGCTGGGGGTAGTTCCGGCGCTAGCCGCCACCTCTGCCCAGGGCTGGCCGATTCTCTACCAGCCCCAGACCCCCGACCTCGAGATCTACGAGCGCCTGCGCAGCGGCCTGCGGCGGGTGGGCAGCCTGTCTGAGGCTGGGGTACCCCCTCGGGTGGTGCTTGTGGTCAGCAGCCGGTCGGGGGAAGGCAAAACCACCAGCGCTTTTAACCTAGGCATTGCCGCCGCCCGCGCCGGACGCCGCACCCTGATTGTCGAAGCCGATCTGCGCCAGCCCTCCTGCGGCCACTGGCTGGGGGTCAAGCCCGACCCAGCGGCGCTGGCTGAACCGCTGCACTACTACGCCGGACGGCAGCGATCGCCCATTCAGCTTGCCCCCTGGGTCGAGAATCTGTACCTGGCCTCCAGCCCCGGCCCCCAGCCTCACCCGGCGGCAATTTTGGAGTCGAGCGAGATGGGGCAGTTTTTAACCGATGCCCGCGCTCGCTTTGACCTAGTGCTGATCGACGCGCCGCCCCTGGGCTACAGCAACGACGCCCTGCTCCTCGGGGCCGCCAGCGACGGGCTGCTGCTGGTGACCCGCCCCGGCTACACCGACAAAGCGGTGCTCGAGGCCCTGTTAGAGCAGCTCTTAGAAAACGAAGATCTGCCGCTGCTAGGGGCGATCGTCAACGCCAGCGATCGCACCGCACCGCCGCCGACTGCCGTCCCCGCCGCCGCCGCCGTCGCCGCCGCCAATCCTCAGCCTCTGATTCGCTCCATAGACTTTTAG
- a CDS encoding polysaccharide biosynthesis/export family protein: MVFCGSARCWGAGALGCWGGLAGLWLAMAIAPALAQTPPADSPPGSPAPSLRLDSVIPNPGLSEPGLSDPGFDDYRLGPGDGIFVGVQRFPDLSFPATLDIQGNVVMPLAGTLNLTGLTLEETRETIFNLYNQYVVNPDVSVILTTQRPVEVTVVGEVPRPGLYPLQAPQLSVALLTAGGSTTLADLRLVQVDRPLESGAVMSRTIDLFTPLLQGQPIPQVRLQDGDVVTVPRLTPAAVEGYDRALVATSTLARPEITIRILNRAAGARGGEARFGAINLRNGSRFLDALAVAGVNPDVAAYNRIAVLRFNPETGSADTIMVNAAAAVNGDLTQNIPLQENDILVVDRNLLARVSYALNTFTQPFRDVLGFLLFFDSLTNAADSLFRP, encoded by the coding sequence ATGGTCTTTTGTGGTTCAGCCCGTTGCTGGGGCGCTGGAGCGCTGGGGTGCTGGGGCGGCCTGGCGGGCCTCTGGCTGGCGATGGCGATCGCCCCAGCCCTGGCCCAAACCCCGCCCGCAGACTCCCCCCCCGGCAGCCCGGCCCCCAGCCTGAGGCTAGACTCCGTTATTCCCAACCCCGGCCTTTCTGAGCCCGGCCTTTCTGACCCCGGCTTTGACGACTACCGGCTAGGGCCCGGAGACGGCATTTTCGTCGGAGTACAGCGGTTCCCCGACCTGAGCTTCCCCGCCACCCTAGACATTCAGGGCAACGTGGTCATGCCCCTGGCGGGTACCCTCAACCTCACCGGGCTCACTCTGGAGGAAACCCGCGAAACAATTTTTAACCTCTACAACCAGTATGTAGTCAATCCCGACGTGTCGGTGATTCTCACCACCCAGCGCCCGGTGGAGGTGACGGTGGTGGGCGAGGTACCTCGCCCAGGGCTCTACCCCCTCCAGGCTCCGCAGCTGTCGGTGGCGCTGTTGACCGCCGGGGGCTCTACCACCCTGGCCGATCTGCGCCTGGTGCAGGTCGATCGTCCCCTGGAGAGCGGCGCAGTCATGTCGCGGACCATCGATCTATTTACGCCGCTGCTCCAGGGGCAGCCTATTCCTCAAGTAAGGCTGCAGGACGGCGATGTCGTCACCGTGCCCCGCCTGACCCCAGCGGCGGTGGAGGGCTACGATCGCGCCCTGGTGGCTACCTCAACCCTGGCTCGACCCGAAATCACCATTCGGATACTCAACCGGGCGGCGGGGGCGCGGGGCGGCGAAGCCCGCTTTGGGGCCATCAACCTGCGCAACGGCAGCCGCTTTTTAGACGCCCTGGCGGTGGCGGGGGTGAACCCCGATGTAGCCGCCTACAACCGCATTGCGGTGCTGCGGTTTAACCCCGAAACTGGATCTGCCGATACGATTATGGTCAACGCGGCGGCGGCGGTAAACGGCGACCTCACCCAGAATATTCCCCTCCAGGAGAACGACATTTTAGTGGTCGATCGCAATCTGCTGGCGCGGGTCAGCTACGCGCTCAACACGTTTACGCAGCCCTTCCGCGATGTGCTGGGCTTTTTGCTCTTTTTTGACTCCTTGACGAACGCGGCCGACTCGTTATTTAGGCCCTAG
- the cofH gene encoding 7,8-didemethyl-8-hydroxy-5-deazariboflavin synthase subunit CofH codes for MDIEQILAKALTGGDISPPEGVALLKQRDPAAREAIRRTADTLRQRQVGETVTYVINRNINFTNICEQHCSFCAFRRDAEDEGAYWLDTAPMVKKAAEAVAVGATEICMQGGLNPDAKIDGLSLNYYLRLVDTLKGAFPALHLHAFSPQEVQFIARQDGLSYRDVLLALKDAGVGSLPGTAAEVLDDEVRRVLCPEKIDSATWLEIIGLAHEVGLPTTSTLLSGHIETPAQQITHLEKLRQRQRQSLGAGYPAAITEFIVLPFVGQEAPKPLRRRVGRDQPVLADALLLMAVARIYLGNWIVNHQPSWVKLGLSGATEALTWGCNDIGGTLMEEHITTMAGAQGGTCMTVAELRGAIASLHRPARQRDTLYGFVDGPGAVPSAPASTGNTAPARQSRSQSLIA; via the coding sequence ATGGACATTGAGCAGATTCTCGCCAAGGCCCTGACCGGGGGCGATATTTCCCCCCCTGAGGGCGTAGCGCTCCTAAAGCAGCGAGATCCAGCCGCCCGCGAGGCCATTCGCCGCACCGCAGACACCCTGCGCCAGCGGCAGGTGGGGGAGACCGTCACCTACGTGATCAACCGCAACATCAATTTCACCAATATCTGCGAACAGCACTGTAGCTTCTGCGCCTTTCGCCGCGATGCCGAGGATGAAGGAGCCTACTGGCTCGACACTGCCCCTATGGTCAAAAAAGCCGCCGAGGCCGTCGCCGTGGGAGCCACCGAAATTTGCATGCAGGGCGGGCTGAATCCCGACGCCAAAATCGACGGGCTCTCCCTAAACTACTACCTGAGGCTGGTAGACACCCTCAAGGGTGCGTTCCCCGCCCTGCACCTGCACGCCTTCTCGCCCCAGGAGGTGCAGTTCATCGCCCGCCAGGACGGGCTGAGCTACCGCGACGTGCTGCTGGCCCTCAAGGATGCCGGGGTGGGGTCGCTGCCGGGGACGGCGGCGGAGGTGCTCGACGACGAGGTGCGGCGCGTGCTGTGCCCTGAGAAAATTGACAGCGCCACCTGGCTGGAGATCATCGGCCTGGCCCATGAGGTGGGGTTGCCCACCACCAGCACCCTGCTCTCGGGCCACATTGAAACCCCCGCCCAGCAAATTACCCACCTGGAAAAGCTGCGCCAGCGCCAGCGCCAGTCTCTAGGGGCGGGCTACCCGGCGGCGATCACCGAATTTATTGTGCTGCCCTTTGTGGGGCAGGAGGCCCCCAAGCCCCTGCGCCGCCGGGTGGGGCGCGACCAGCCGGTGCTGGCCGATGCCCTGCTGCTGATGGCGGTGGCCCGCATCTACCTGGGCAACTGGATTGTCAACCATCAGCCCAGCTGGGTGAAGCTGGGGCTGAGCGGCGCAACCGAGGCGCTGACCTGGGGCTGTAACGACATCGGCGGCACCCTGATGGAAGAGCACATCACCACCATGGCGGGAGCCCAGGGGGGCACCTGTATGACGGTGGCGGAGCTGCGGGGGGCGATCGCCAGTCTGCACCGCCCGGCCCGCCAGCGCGACACCCTCTACGGATTTGTCGATGGGCCTGGGGCAGTGCCCTCCGCCCCGGCATCCACCGGAAACACCGCCCCGGCCCGGCAGTCGCGCAGCCAGAGCCTGATCGCCTGA
- a CDS encoding peptidylprolyl isomerase → MPAATLGGPVVAYLPPGNAITDGRALLRYSLPIDNADIRTVQATLEGLSDWLRSKRWGPMAKDLTKLERVLLRGREAILAAVPDGKRAAAISYLDDLQAQLVPLKEAVELRDRITVQAKRTAMLDDVSRIEELMVKAFPFEVPEEYSHLPQLKGRATVEIATNKGTMQAVIDGYSAPVTGGNFIDLVQRGFYDGMEFTRAEDNYVLQTGDPAGPEDGFVDPKTKTYRAIPLEILVKGDDAPVYGNTLEELGRFLDAPALPFSAFGTLGMARPNSEPNGGSSQFFFFLFEPEMTPAGLNLLDGRYSVFGYVVDNKEVLDQMTQGDRIESIRVVSGGENLVQPT, encoded by the coding sequence ATGCCTGCGGCTACGCTGGGGGGGCCAGTGGTGGCCTACCTGCCTCCCGGCAATGCGATTACCGACGGTCGTGCCCTGCTGCGCTACTCGCTACCCATCGACAACGCTGACATTCGCACGGTGCAGGCCACTCTGGAAGGTCTGTCAGACTGGCTGCGCAGCAAGCGTTGGGGCCCCATGGCCAAGGATCTAACCAAGCTGGAGCGAGTGCTGCTGCGGGGCCGCGAAGCCATACTGGCGGCGGTGCCCGACGGCAAGCGGGCGGCGGCAATTTCCTACCTCGACGACCTTCAGGCCCAGCTGGTGCCCCTCAAGGAGGCGGTGGAACTGCGCGATCGCATTACCGTGCAGGCCAAGCGCACCGCTATGCTCGACGATGTCAGCCGCATCGAAGAGCTGATGGTGAAGGCCTTTCCCTTCGAGGTGCCGGAGGAGTACAGCCACCTGCCCCAGCTCAAGGGGCGCGCCACGGTCGAAATTGCCACTAACAAAGGCACCATGCAGGCGGTGATCGACGGCTACAGCGCCCCGGTGACCGGCGGCAACTTCATCGATCTGGTGCAGCGGGGCTTTTACGACGGCATGGAGTTCACCCGCGCCGAGGACAACTACGTGCTGCAAACCGGCGACCCCGCCGGCCCCGAGGACGGCTTTGTTGACCCCAAAACCAAGACCTATCGGGCAATTCCCCTGGAGATTTTAGTCAAGGGCGACGACGCGCCAGTCTACGGCAACACCCTGGAAGAACTGGGCCGCTTTTTAGATGCCCCCGCCCTGCCCTTTTCGGCCTTTGGCACCCTGGGGATGGCCCGACCCAACAGCGAGCCCAACGGCGGCTCGTCACAGTTTTTCTTCTTTTTGTTTGAGCCGGAAATGACCCCGGCGGGCCTCAACCTGCTGGACGGACGCTACTCGGTATTTGGCTACGTGGTGGACAACAAAGAGGTGCTTGACCAGATGACCCAGGGCGATCGCATTGAGTCGATTCGGGTAGTGTCCGGGGGCGAAAACCTGGTGCAGCCAACCTAG
- a CDS encoding NAD(P)-dependent oxidoreductase — MKLFVTGASGFLGKYVVAEAVRQGYAVKAVVRPATDASKLAWASHPAVELVRLDLRQGRGIAEALSDVDCVIHLAAVKGGDFYDRFAGTVLTTENLLGAMATAGIKKLVATSTFSVYDYFNPPANQVIDEAFPIESEPKYRDAYAQTKLIQEDLMRDWGSANGATVTLIRPGMIYGREALWNACHGADFGSKWLLIGPNALIPVTYVENCAEAIVLSVGSAAAAGQVINVVDDNLPTRRQFTKALVKRTKNPPQVIPMPWGMMRGVSSLAWFVNQQLLKGQARLPGLLIPASLDARLKPFRYTNAKAKETLNWTPRYTLEAALDRSVSDQNLLGDILAKAPTTPTLEPVAQG, encoded by the coding sequence ATGAAGCTGTTTGTCACTGGAGCGTCGGGGTTTTTAGGCAAGTACGTGGTGGCCGAGGCAGTGCGGCAGGGCTACGCCGTCAAGGCCGTGGTGCGCCCCGCCACCGACGCCTCAAAGCTGGCCTGGGCCAGCCACCCCGCCGTTGAGCTGGTGCGCCTCGATCTGCGCCAGGGCCGGGGCATTGCCGAAGCCCTCAGCGACGTCGACTGCGTCATTCACTTAGCGGCGGTGAAGGGCGGCGATTTCTACGATCGCTTTGCCGGTACCGTGCTCACCACCGAAAACCTGCTGGGGGCCATGGCCACCGCCGGTATCAAAAAGCTGGTGGCCACCAGCACCTTCTCGGTGTACGACTACTTCAATCCGCCCGCCAACCAGGTGATTGACGAAGCCTTTCCCATCGAGTCTGAGCCCAAGTACCGCGACGCCTACGCCCAGACCAAGCTAATTCAAGAGGACCTGATGCGCGACTGGGGCAGTGCCAACGGCGCTACCGTCACCCTGATTCGCCCCGGCATGATCTACGGCCGCGAGGCGCTGTGGAATGCCTGCCACGGGGCCGACTTTGGCTCCAAATGGCTGCTGATTGGCCCCAATGCCCTGATCCCGGTCACCTACGTCGAAAACTGCGCCGAGGCCATTGTGCTGTCGGTGGGCAGCGCCGCCGCCGCTGGCCAAGTGATCAACGTGGTGGACGACAACCTGCCCACCCGCCGCCAGTTCACCAAGGCCCTGGTAAAGCGCACTAAAAACCCGCCCCAGGTCATCCCCATGCCCTGGGGGATGATGCGCGGCGTCTCCAGCCTGGCCTGGTTTGTGAATCAGCAGCTGCTCAAGGGCCAGGCGCGCCTGCCGGGGCTGCTGATTCCCGCCAGCCTCGATGCGCGGCTGAAGCCCTTTCGTTACACCAACGCCAAGGCCAAGGAAACGCTCAACTGGACTCCCCGCTACACCCTCGAGGCCGCCCTCGATCGCAGCGTCAGCGACCAGAACCTGTTGGGCGACATCCTGGCCAAAGCTCCTACTACCCCCACCCTGGAGCCTGTCGCCCAGGGCTAG